The genomic stretch CATTACGCAGGGACCTTGGGCGCCCGCCATCATCACCCTCGGTAAAATCCCTGTTGGCAAAGCCGCTCGCTGCCGTCTATCAGACCGCGCAGCCACCGGGGGCAACCGGGCGGCTTTGGGCGTCCCGGCGTCCGCGTCCGTTACCCGCGCATCCGTCGCGGACCGTATCGAAGTGCAAGGGCTGAAGCATGGCAACGCTTGAAGATGGTGTTCCCCCCGATCAGACGGTCGGTCCAGGTGGAGAACTGCTCGAAAATCCGCGGCGCCGCGATTACCTGACCTATGCGGCGGTTTCGGTCGCGGCGGTGGGTGCCGGCGTGGTCGTGCTCCCGCTGGTCAATTCGATGAACCCGTCCGCGGACGTGCTCGCCCAGTCGAGCACCGAGATCGACTTGTCGGCGATCGAGCCGGGGCAGGCGATCAAGACGAGCTTCCGCAAGCAGCCGCTGTTCGTGCGCAACCTGACGCCCGCCGAAATCGCCGAGGCGGACAAGGTGCCGGTGTCGAGCCTGCGCGATCCGCAGACGCTGGAGCAGCGGACCAAGGAGGGCAAGACCAACTGGCTGATCACGCTGGGCGTGTGCACCCATCTGGGCTGCGTGCCGCTGGGCGCCGGCGAGGGCGAGAATCGCGGGCCGTTCGGCGGCTATTTCTGCCCCTGCCACGGCTCGGCCTATGATACCGCCGGCCGCATCCGCCAGGGTCCGGCGCCGACGAACCTTCAGGTTCCCGAGTATGAATTCACGTCCGACACTGTCGTCGTGGTCGGTTGAGGATAGACGCGCATGAGCTTTCCCTGGGCCAAGCAGTACGAACCGAAGAACCCGGTGATGCAGTGGGTGGACAGCCGCCTGCCGCTTCCGCGTTTCGTCTATAACGCCGTCGGCGCGGGCTATCCCGTGCCGCGCAACCTCAATTATTTCTGGAACTTCGGTATCCTTGCCGGGGTCGCGCTGGTCGTCCAGATCGTGACCGGCATCGTGCTGGCGATGCATTTCCATTCGAGCGCCGCGGGCGCATTCGAATCGGTGAACGTCGGAATGATGCGCGATGTGAACGCGGGATGGTTCCTGCGCTTCACGCACGCCAACGGCGCCAGCATGTTCCTGGCGGTGGTGTACATCCACATCTTCCGCGGTCTCTATTACGGGTCGTACAAGGCCCCGCGCGAGATGGTGTGGCTGCTCGGCGTGCTGATCTTCCTGCTGATCATGGCGACCGCGTTCATGGGCTATGTGCTCCCGTGGGGGCAGATGAGCTTCTGGGGCGCGCAGGTCATCACCGGCTTCTTCTCGGCGATACCGGTGGTAGGCGAATGGATTCGCGTGTGGCTGCTCGGCGGCTATGCCCCGGACGACGCGACGCTGAACCGCTTCTTCTCGCTCCACTATCTGCTGCCGTTCGTGATCGCGGGCGTCATCATCCTGCACATCTGGGCGCTGCACATCCCGGGTTCGAGCAACCCGACCGGCGTCGAAGTGAAGGGCGAGCAGGATACGGTGCCGTTCCACCCCTATTACACCGCGAAGGATGGCTTCGGGGTCGGGGTGTTCATGATCATCTTCGCGACGCTGATCTTCTTCTTCCCCGATTATCTGGGCCACCCCGACAATTATGTCGTGGCGAACCCGCTATCGACGCCCGCGCATATCGTGCCCGAATGGTATTTCTGGCCGTTCTACGCGATCCTGCGCGCCTTCACCGCGGACTTCATCATCCCGGCGAAGCTGTGGGGCGTGCTGGCGATGTTCGGGTCGATCCTGCTGCTGTTCTTCCTGCCCTGGCTCGACAAGTCGCCGGTGCGCTCGGCGAACTTCCGCCCGATGTACCGGATCGCCTTCTGGGTGCTCGTGCTCGACGTGCTCGTGCTCGGCTATTGCGGCGGCTCGACGGCGACGCCGGGGGTCGTGATCACCAGCCAGATCACCGCAGCCTATTATTTCGCGCACTTCCTGATCATCGTGCCGATCATCTCGCGCCTGGAGACTCCCAAGCCGCTGCCGAACTCGATCACCGAGGCGGTTCTGGCGAACAAGGGTGGCTCGCGGATGACCGAAACGGCCGTGAGCGCGTAAAGGGGATTTGGACCAATGGCTTCGCTGCTCACACGTTCGATCAAATTCCTGATCGGAGGCGCCTTTATCGGGGTGCTGTTGCTCGCGCTGATCGGCACGATCAGCGGGCTCATCACCGATCCCCCCAAGCCGACTGCGGAAGAGGAACTGCACAAGCATCCGAAGGAGCTTGATCTCGCGTCCAACGGCCCGTTCGGCAAGTTCGACCTGGCGCAGCTCCAGCGCGGCTTCCTGGTGTTCGAGAAGGTCTGCGCAAGCTGCCACTCGCTCAACCTGGTGTCGTTCCGCGAGCTGGGCGCGCTCGGCTATAACGAAGCCGAAGTGAAGAAGATCGCCAAGGACTGGCCGGTCAAGCAGCCAGTGTTCGACGAAAAGGCCGGCACCTGGGGCGAGCGCGACAACATCGCTTCGGATCGTTTCCCCAAGGTCTATTATCCCGCCACCGGGGTTCCGCCCGACCTCAGCCTGATCACAAAGGCGCGGCATGACGGCGCGGCCTATGTCCATTCGCTTCTGACCGGCTATGCCGAGCAGACGCCGGAGGAGATCGCCAAGTTCCCGGGCGCGAAGACGCCGGAAGGTTCCTATTACAACCCGTATTTCGCGAACCTCAACATCGCGATGCCGCCGCCGCTGACCGCCGACAACCAGGTCACCTATTCGGACGGCACCAACGCGACCGTGGACCAGATGGCAAAGGACGTCTCGGCGTTCCTCGTGTGGACCGCGGAGCCGACGATGCAGACGCGCCATCAGGCCGGGCTTGCGGTCGTGCTGTTCCTGCTGCTCGCAACGGTGCTTGCGTTCGGCGCGTACCAGACCGTCTGGCGCGGCATCAAACACTAAGGGCACTCGCCCCATCACCGAACCAACGGACCCCGTCGAAGCGCTGCTTGGACGGGGTCCTTTCTTTTGCTGGGAACGCGAAATGACCCACGCCAATGACGATCTGCGCGGGCTGATCCGCACCATCCCCGATTTCCCCAAGCCCGGAATCGAGTTCCGCGACATCACGACGCTCTTGCTCGACGCAGAGGGGTTGCGGCTGAGCGTCGAGCGGATGGCGGCGCAGGTCGCCGGGCCCATCGACCTGGTCGCCGGGATCGAGGCGCGCGGATTCCTGTTCGGCGCGGCGCTGGCGGTGCGGCTGGGGGCGGGGATGCTGCTGGTGCGCAAGGACGGCAAGCTCCCCGGCGCGACGATCGCCGAGGATTATGCGCTCGAATATGGCACCGACCGGATCGCGATCCACGCCGATGCCGTGGCGCCGGGCGCGCGCGTGCTGCTGGTCGACGACCTGA from Sphingomonas hengshuiensis encodes the following:
- a CDS encoding cytochrome c1, translating into MASLLTRSIKFLIGGAFIGVLLLALIGTISGLITDPPKPTAEEELHKHPKELDLASNGPFGKFDLAQLQRGFLVFEKVCASCHSLNLVSFRELGALGYNEAEVKKIAKDWPVKQPVFDEKAGTWGERDNIASDRFPKVYYPATGVPPDLSLITKARHDGAAYVHSLLTGYAEQTPEEIAKFPGAKTPEGSYYNPYFANLNIAMPPPLTADNQVTYSDGTNATVDQMAKDVSAFLVWTAEPTMQTRHQAGLAVVLFLLLATVLAFGAYQTVWRGIKH
- a CDS encoding cytochrome b, whose translation is MSFPWAKQYEPKNPVMQWVDSRLPLPRFVYNAVGAGYPVPRNLNYFWNFGILAGVALVVQIVTGIVLAMHFHSSAAGAFESVNVGMMRDVNAGWFLRFTHANGASMFLAVVYIHIFRGLYYGSYKAPREMVWLLGVLIFLLIMATAFMGYVLPWGQMSFWGAQVITGFFSAIPVVGEWIRVWLLGGYAPDDATLNRFFSLHYLLPFVIAGVIILHIWALHIPGSSNPTGVEVKGEQDTVPFHPYYTAKDGFGVGVFMIIFATLIFFFPDYLGHPDNYVVANPLSTPAHIVPEWYFWPFYAILRAFTADFIIPAKLWGVLAMFGSILLLFFLPWLDKSPVRSANFRPMYRIAFWVLVLDVLVLGYCGGSTATPGVVITSQITAAYYFAHFLIIVPIISRLETPKPLPNSITEAVLANKGGSRMTETAVSA
- the petA gene encoding ubiquinol-cytochrome c reductase iron-sulfur subunit translates to MATLEDGVPPDQTVGPGGELLENPRRRDYLTYAAVSVAAVGAGVVVLPLVNSMNPSADVLAQSSTEIDLSAIEPGQAIKTSFRKQPLFVRNLTPAEIAEADKVPVSSLRDPQTLEQRTKEGKTNWLITLGVCTHLGCVPLGAGEGENRGPFGGYFCPCHGSAYDTAGRIRQGPAPTNLQVPEYEFTSDTVVVVG
- a CDS encoding adenine phosphoribosyltransferase codes for the protein MTHANDDLRGLIRTIPDFPKPGIEFRDITTLLLDAEGLRLSVERMAAQVAGPIDLVAGIEARGFLFGAALAVRLGAGMLLVRKDGKLPGATIAEDYALEYGTDRIAIHADAVAPGARVLLVDDLIATGGTARAAVRLLRKTGAEVVQAAFVIDLPDLGGADALRGDGLTVTSLVAFAGH